A genomic window from Brevibacillus agri includes:
- a CDS encoding acetyl-CoA carboxylase biotin carboxyl carrier protein, whose amino-acid sequence MKLHELREFIKLVNQSSIEELEWQKGKTRIVIKKSEPVAVAAAELPVQASEVEQGYQEAAATAEAEPVATVAEEKVPEEATQLVLSTSVGIFYAQVTVGQAIKAQEVVGRCTVDALQLSSDIVSPVAGIVTEVLVPDGQLVDYGRALLVVKPQ is encoded by the coding sequence ATGAAGCTGCATGAACTGCGTGAATTTATCAAGCTGGTGAACCAGTCCTCGATCGAGGAGCTGGAATGGCAAAAGGGCAAGACCCGGATCGTCATCAAAAAAAGCGAGCCTGTCGCTGTAGCGGCAGCCGAGCTCCCTGTGCAAGCAAGCGAAGTCGAGCAAGGCTACCAGGAAGCAGCGGCCACGGCTGAGGCAGAGCCTGTCGCCACCGTCGCCGAAGAAAAAGTGCCAGAGGAAGCGACACAGCTTGTCCTGTCCACATCCGTCGGCATCTTTTACGCGCAAGTGACCGTCGGCCAGGCGATCAAGGCGCAGGAGGTAGTCGGACGCTGCACCGTGGACGCGCTGCAACTGTCGTCCGACATTGTGTCGCCGGTGGCCGGGATCGTGACGGAAGTGCTTGTACCGGACGGTCAGCTCGTCGATTACGGCAGAGCGTTGCTGGTCGTCAAACCACAGTAA
- a CDS encoding methylmalonyl-CoA mutase family protein: MNKDTLFTQFPVPTYEQWREAAEKSLKGASFDAKLLTKTYEGIVRQPIYRTEDVATLPQLDVEPGQAPFVRGTKSPYGGGAQRWEVCQEMTASDAKSFNETALADLARGQTMLHLVLDRAARAGLDPDEALPEDIGAGGVSLFSVEDLAEALRGLNLEELPIFIPSGPLGLPVFVLVLAHLEASGCKAGELRGCIGQDPVAALLADGELPYSLDTAFAAMAKMTRWASEHAPQLKTILVQGNAYYESGGHAVAELAFSLATGVDYIQAMLERGLSIEEAAGRMQFSFSVGSDVFMEIAKLRAAKMLWANIVASYGGSTEAQKMKIHARTAAWTKTVYDPYVNMLRATTEAFSAIVGGVDSLHVSAFDEAIRPANEFSRRIARNTQIILEQEAHLAKVADPAGGSWYVEWLTDELAKKAWELFLQVEEKGGMLRALAEGFPQSVIAESAARKEKDIAERKSRIVGTNMYPNPSEQPLPQQAAPALHEQRIAELHAHRARTAPSAFSERLAKLAHDAEEWVGHAVQAALAGATIGDIAKALTRFGQTATVIAPLRTHRAAEAFEALRKQADDYTHRTGQRPSVFLAAVGPVAKHKARADFAAEFFAVGGFAVLRPQAYGTAAEAKEAALASGAKITVICSDDASYPELVPPLAQALKQEAADMTVLLAGLPDAEQLAAYKAAGVDDCIHLRSNCYQMLRELQERTGVSSR; this comes from the coding sequence GTGAACAAAGACACGCTGTTTACGCAATTTCCCGTGCCGACGTACGAGCAGTGGCGGGAAGCCGCAGAAAAATCGTTGAAGGGCGCGTCATTCGATGCCAAACTGTTGACCAAGACGTATGAAGGAATCGTCCGCCAGCCGATCTACCGGACGGAAGATGTCGCAACATTGCCACAGCTAGACGTGGAGCCAGGCCAGGCGCCATTTGTCAGGGGAACGAAAAGTCCGTACGGAGGCGGCGCACAGCGCTGGGAGGTCTGCCAGGAGATGACGGCCTCGGACGCCAAGTCGTTTAACGAAACGGCCCTCGCGGATTTGGCTCGCGGACAAACGATGCTGCACCTCGTCCTCGACCGGGCGGCACGGGCAGGACTGGACCCGGATGAAGCGCTGCCAGAAGACATCGGAGCAGGGGGCGTCTCGCTTTTTTCCGTGGAGGATTTGGCTGAGGCGCTGCGTGGACTGAACCTGGAGGAACTGCCGATTTTCATCCCATCCGGGCCGCTCGGCTTGCCAGTGTTTGTCCTCGTGTTGGCTCATCTGGAAGCGAGCGGGTGCAAAGCCGGAGAACTGCGCGGCTGCATCGGCCAAGACCCGGTGGCAGCGCTGCTCGCAGATGGCGAGCTTCCGTACTCGCTGGACACGGCGTTTGCCGCCATGGCGAAAATGACGCGCTGGGCGAGCGAGCATGCGCCGCAGCTCAAAACGATTCTCGTCCAAGGCAACGCCTACTACGAAAGCGGCGGTCATGCGGTTGCCGAGCTTGCGTTTTCGCTGGCGACGGGCGTCGACTACATCCAGGCCATGCTGGAGCGCGGGCTGTCGATTGAGGAAGCGGCGGGCCGGATGCAGTTTTCTTTTTCCGTCGGCTCTGACGTGTTCATGGAAATCGCGAAGCTGCGGGCCGCGAAAATGCTCTGGGCGAATATCGTCGCTTCCTATGGAGGCTCGACCGAGGCCCAGAAGATGAAGATTCACGCGCGGACGGCCGCCTGGACGAAAACGGTGTACGATCCGTACGTCAACATGCTGCGCGCGACGACGGAAGCGTTTTCGGCGATTGTCGGCGGGGTAGACAGCCTGCACGTGTCGGCGTTCGACGAAGCGATCCGCCCGGCAAACGAATTTTCCCGGCGCATTGCCCGCAACACGCAAATCATTTTGGAGCAGGAGGCGCACTTGGCGAAGGTGGCAGACCCTGCCGGCGGCTCGTGGTACGTGGAATGGCTCACCGATGAGCTGGCGAAAAAAGCGTGGGAGCTGTTTTTGCAGGTAGAGGAAAAGGGCGGCATGCTTCGGGCGCTGGCGGAAGGCTTCCCGCAAAGCGTGATTGCAGAGAGCGCCGCGCGCAAGGAAAAAGATATCGCCGAGCGCAAAAGCCGCATCGTCGGCACGAACATGTATCCGAATCCGTCCGAGCAGCCGTTGCCGCAACAGGCGGCACCTGCCCTGCATGAACAGCGCATCGCCGAGCTGCACGCTCATCGGGCGAGAACAGCGCCGTCTGCGTTTTCCGAACGGCTGGCAAAGCTCGCGCACGACGCAGAAGAGTGGGTCGGCCATGCGGTACAGGCCGCGCTCGCCGGAGCGACCATAGGCGATATCGCCAAAGCGCTGACCCGCTTCGGGCAAACAGCGACCGTTATTGCCCCGCTGCGCACGCACCGCGCGGCCGAGGCGTTTGAAGCGCTCCGCAAACAGGCGGACGACTATACGCACAGGACCGGGCAGCGCCCGAGCGTCTTTCTCGCGGCAGTCGGCCCTGTGGCGAAGCATAAAGCGAGGGCGGATTTTGCCGCCGAGTTTTTTGCCGTCGGAGGCTTTGCGGTTTTGCGCCCGCAAGCATACGGCACTGCCGCAGAGGCCAAGGAAGCGGCGCTCGCCTCCGGAGCCAAAATTACCGTCATCTGCTCCGACGATGCGAGCTATCCCGAACTGGTGCCGCCGCTCGCCCAGGCGCTCAAGCAGGAAGCTGCCGACATGACCGTGCTGCTTGCCGGCTTGCCTGACGCCGAGCAGTTGGCCGCGTACAAGGCGGCTGGCGTAGATGACTGCATCCATTTGCGCTCCAATTGCTATCAGATGCTGCGAGAACTTCAGGAGCGGACAGGAGTGAGCTCACGATGA
- the accC gene encoding acetyl-CoA carboxylase biotin carboxylase subunit, with product MFTKVLIANRGEIAVRIIRACQELGIATVAVYSEADREALHVELADEAYCIGPKESKDSYLNMARIMTVALLTGVDAIHPGYGFLAENASFAQLCQDCSITFIGPDPDAITKMGDKAVAKATMSAANVPLVPGTDGLIDDIDEALQVAEKIGYPVIVKATAGGGGRGMRVAFDAEELEKAIRQAQKEAETAFGNAGVYLEKYVEEPRHVEIQVMGDKHGNVVHLGERDCSIQRRHQKLVEEAPSPALDPELRERMGQAAVAAAKAVSYHGAGTVEFLLDRHGQFYFMEMNTRIQVEHPVTEMITGIDLIKEQISVAAGNPLSFSQEDVKINGWAIECRINAENPAKNFMPSPGKVRNYLPPGGYGVRVDSAVYPGYEISPFYDSMVAKLIVWGTSREEALARMKRALREFVIEGVHTTIPFHEKLLEHPDFVSGHFATNFLEKNPLELKETEAASGGK from the coding sequence ATGTTCACGAAAGTATTGATTGCCAATCGCGGCGAAATCGCCGTGCGCATTATTCGGGCGTGCCAGGAGCTGGGAATCGCCACAGTCGCCGTCTACTCGGAAGCAGACCGCGAAGCGCTGCACGTCGAGCTGGCAGACGAAGCGTATTGCATCGGCCCGAAGGAATCGAAGGACAGCTACTTGAACATGGCCCGGATCATGACGGTTGCCTTGCTCACAGGCGTGGATGCGATTCATCCCGGCTACGGCTTTTTGGCGGAAAACGCTTCGTTTGCCCAACTGTGCCAGGATTGTTCGATTACGTTCATCGGCCCTGATCCCGACGCGATCACGAAAATGGGAGACAAAGCTGTCGCCAAAGCGACGATGAGTGCGGCGAATGTGCCGCTCGTCCCAGGCACGGACGGGCTGATCGACGACATCGACGAAGCGCTGCAGGTGGCTGAGAAAATCGGCTATCCCGTGATCGTCAAGGCGACGGCGGGCGGAGGCGGCAGAGGCATGCGCGTCGCCTTTGACGCCGAGGAGCTGGAAAAAGCGATTCGCCAGGCGCAAAAAGAGGCGGAGACGGCTTTTGGCAACGCGGGCGTGTACCTGGAGAAATACGTCGAGGAGCCGCGCCATGTGGAGATTCAGGTGATGGGCGACAAGCACGGCAACGTCGTTCACCTGGGCGAGCGGGACTGCTCGATCCAGCGCCGACACCAGAAGCTGGTGGAGGAAGCGCCATCGCCTGCGCTCGATCCGGAGCTGCGCGAGCGGATGGGGCAAGCGGCTGTCGCGGCCGCGAAGGCGGTTTCGTACCACGGAGCAGGCACCGTCGAATTTTTGCTCGATCGGCACGGACAGTTTTACTTCATGGAAATGAACACGCGCATCCAGGTCGAGCATCCGGTCACGGAAATGATTACGGGCATCGACCTCATCAAAGAGCAGATTTCGGTCGCGGCGGGCAATCCGCTGTCCTTTTCCCAGGAAGACGTCAAAATCAACGGCTGGGCGATCGAGTGCCGGATCAATGCGGAAAACCCAGCGAAAAATTTCATGCCGTCGCCAGGAAAGGTCCGCAACTACTTGCCGCCGGGAGGCTACGGCGTGCGCGTCGACAGCGCCGTTTACCCGGGCTACGAGATTTCGCCGTTTTACGATTCCATGGTCGCCAAGCTGATCGTGTGGGGCACAAGCCGCGAAGAAGCGCTTGCTCGCATGAAGCGGGCCTTGCGCGAGTTCGTGATCGAAGGCGTGCACACGACCATTCCGTTTCACGAAAAGCTGCTGGAGCATCCTGATTTTGTCTCGGGCCATTTCGCGACCAACTTTTTGGAGAAAAATCCGCTGGAGCTGAAGGAAACCGAAGCCGCAAGCGGCGGCAAATGA
- a CDS encoding acyl-CoA carboxylase subunit beta has translation MSDMYEKIDELMERKFKIQLGGGDARIDAQHNRGKLTARERIELLLDPDTFVELNPFVEHRATHFGLDQMEAPGEGVVTGYGKINGRPVYLFAQDFTVFGGALGEMHAMKIAKVMDLAAKNGAPFIGLNDSGGARIQEGVSSLDGYGTIFYRNAIYSGVIPQISVILGPCAGGAVYSPAITDFVFMVEKTSQMFITGPKVIETVTGEKISAEDLGGARVHSSVSGNAHFTAESEQEVLESVRRLLGFLPQNNRDRAPVAEAEVGKDWQEELLELVPAESTKVYDVRKVIEKIVDFGDFMEVQPNFARNIVIGLARIDGHSVGIIANQPKVMAGGLDIHSSDKLARFIRFCDCFNIPLLTFEDVSGFFPGINQEHGGIIRHGAKILYAYSEATVPKITVILRKAYGGAYVALNSKSIGADIVYAWPNAEIAVMGPEGAANVIFAKEIESSEDPAATRAEKIALYREKFANPYVAASLGMVDDVIDPRETRLKVAQALEMLRNKQEERPYKKHGNIPL, from the coding sequence ATGAGCGATATGTACGAAAAAATCGACGAATTGATGGAACGCAAATTCAAAATCCAGTTGGGCGGCGGCGATGCGCGCATTGATGCCCAGCACAACCGCGGCAAGCTGACCGCCCGCGAGCGGATCGAGTTGCTGCTCGACCCGGACACGTTCGTGGAGCTGAATCCGTTTGTCGAGCACCGGGCCACGCACTTTGGGCTGGACCAGATGGAAGCGCCCGGCGAAGGCGTCGTGACGGGCTACGGCAAAATCAACGGGCGCCCCGTCTACTTGTTCGCGCAAGATTTTACCGTGTTTGGCGGCGCGCTCGGAGAAATGCACGCGATGAAAATTGCCAAGGTGATGGATTTGGCGGCGAAAAACGGCGCTCCGTTCATCGGGCTGAACGACTCCGGCGGCGCGCGCATCCAGGAAGGCGTCAGCTCGCTTGACGGCTACGGCACGATTTTTTACCGCAATGCGATCTACTCCGGCGTCATCCCGCAAATCTCGGTCATTCTCGGCCCGTGCGCAGGCGGCGCTGTCTACTCTCCGGCGATTACCGACTTCGTGTTCATGGTGGAAAAGACAAGCCAGATGTTCATTACGGGTCCGAAAGTCATCGAAACGGTGACGGGCGAGAAAATTTCCGCGGAAGATTTGGGCGGCGCGCGGGTGCATTCTTCCGTCAGCGGCAACGCCCACTTCACGGCCGAGTCCGAGCAGGAGGTGCTCGAAAGCGTGCGCAGGCTGCTTGGCTTCCTGCCGCAAAACAACCGCGATCGCGCCCCTGTGGCGGAAGCGGAAGTCGGCAAGGACTGGCAGGAGGAACTGCTGGAGCTGGTGCCTGCCGAGAGCACAAAAGTGTACGATGTGCGCAAGGTGATCGAAAAAATCGTCGACTTCGGCGACTTCATGGAGGTGCAGCCGAACTTCGCCCGCAACATCGTCATCGGACTGGCCCGCATCGACGGACACAGCGTCGGGATCATCGCCAACCAGCCGAAGGTGATGGCTGGAGGACTCGACATTCATTCCTCCGACAAGCTGGCGCGGTTCATCCGCTTCTGCGATTGCTTCAACATCCCGCTCTTGACCTTCGAGGACGTCTCCGGCTTTTTCCCGGGGATCAACCAGGAGCACGGGGGAATCATCCGCCACGGCGCGAAAATTTTGTACGCCTACTCGGAAGCGACCGTGCCGAAGATCACCGTCATTTTGCGCAAGGCATACGGCGGAGCTTACGTGGCGCTCAACTCCAAGTCGATTGGCGCCGATATCGTCTACGCCTGGCCGAATGCGGAAATCGCCGTGATGGGACCGGAAGGCGCAGCCAATGTCATTTTTGCCAAGGAAATCGAGAGCAGCGAAGACCCGGCAGCGACGCGCGCGGAAAAAATCGCGCTCTACCGCGAGAAGTTCGCCAATCCGTACGTCGCAGCCAGCCTGGGCATGGTCGACGATGTGATCGACCCGCGCGAAACTCGCCTGAAGGTCGCCCAGGCGTTGGAGATGCTCCGCAACAAGCAGGAAGAGCGTCCATATAAAAAGCATGGGAACATCCCATTGTAA
- the scpA gene encoding methylmalonyl-CoA mutase, which translates to MNRPDFSKVPYRGSRDISDLFPNHVASAEAKKLLDEQIWQTLEQIPVKPLYTKEDVQGMTHLGYMPGLPPYFRGPYPTMYVTQPWTVRQYAGFSTAEESNAFYRRNLAAGQKGLSIAFDLATHRGYDSDHPRVVGDVGKAGVAVDSILDMKILFDGIPLDKMSVSMTMNGAVLPIMAFYIVAAEEQGVSQDQLTGTIQNDILKEYMVRNTYIYPPEASMKIISDIFAYTSKHMPKFNSISISGYHLQEAGATADIELAYTLADGLEYVRTGLAAGIDIDAFAPRLSFFWAIGMNYFMEVAKMRAARLIWASLIKQFNPKNEKSMALRTHSQTSGWSLTEQDPYNNVVRTCIEAMAAALGHTQSLHTNALDEAIALPTDFSARIARNTQLFLQDETQITKVVDPWAGSYYVESLTAQLVEKAWAHIEEIEALGGMAKAIETGLPKMKIEEAAARRQAHIDSAKEAIIGVNKYRLDKEDPLEILEVDNTAVREAQIRRLQELRQNRDEARVQAALSAITECARTGEGNLLALAIEAARARASLGEISDAYEKVVGRHKAVIRSISGVYSSEYADAEEVAAVRKMADEFEQWEGRRPRIMIAKMGQDGHDRGAKVIATAFADLGFDVDIGPLFQTPEETAKQAVENDVHVIGFSSLAAGHKTLLPQLVEELKKLGREDIVVVIGGVIPPQDYAFLREHGAAAIFGPGTVIPVAAQHVLQEIVHRLEAAGL; encoded by the coding sequence ATGAACAGACCTGATTTTTCCAAAGTGCCGTATCGTGGCAGCCGGGACATTTCCGATCTGTTTCCAAACCATGTGGCATCCGCCGAAGCGAAAAAGCTTCTGGATGAGCAGATTTGGCAGACGCTGGAGCAAATTCCCGTCAAGCCTCTCTATACAAAAGAAGACGTGCAAGGCATGACGCATCTCGGCTACATGCCGGGCTTGCCGCCGTATTTTCGCGGGCCGTATCCGACGATGTACGTGACGCAGCCGTGGACGGTGCGCCAGTATGCCGGCTTTTCCACGGCGGAGGAGAGCAACGCCTTCTATCGCCGCAATTTGGCGGCCGGACAAAAAGGGCTGTCGATTGCCTTTGACCTCGCGACGCATCGCGGCTACGATTCCGACCACCCGCGGGTCGTCGGCGACGTCGGGAAGGCCGGGGTGGCGGTAGACTCGATTCTCGACATGAAAATTTTGTTCGACGGCATTCCGCTGGACAAAATGTCTGTCTCGATGACGATGAACGGAGCGGTGCTGCCGATCATGGCGTTTTACATCGTGGCGGCAGAAGAGCAGGGCGTCTCGCAGGACCAGTTGACCGGAACGATCCAAAACGACATTTTGAAGGAATACATGGTGCGCAATACGTACATTTATCCGCCGGAAGCGTCGATGAAGATCATTTCCGATATTTTCGCCTACACCTCGAAGCACATGCCGAAATTCAACAGCATCAGCATCTCCGGCTACCACCTGCAGGAAGCGGGCGCGACGGCGGACATCGAGCTGGCGTACACGCTGGCAGACGGGCTGGAGTACGTGCGCACAGGGCTTGCCGCTGGAATCGACATCGACGCATTCGCGCCGCGCCTGTCGTTTTTCTGGGCGATCGGCATGAACTACTTCATGGAAGTCGCGAAAATGCGGGCAGCCCGCCTGATCTGGGCGAGCCTCATCAAGCAGTTCAACCCGAAAAACGAAAAGTCGATGGCGCTGCGAACCCACTCGCAGACGTCCGGCTGGAGCCTGACGGAGCAAGACCCGTACAACAACGTCGTGCGGACGTGCATCGAAGCGATGGCGGCGGCGCTCGGGCATACCCAGTCGCTGCATACGAACGCGCTCGACGAGGCAATCGCGCTGCCGACCGACTTTTCCGCCCGGATTGCGCGCAACACACAGCTTTTTTTGCAGGACGAGACGCAGATTACGAAGGTCGTCGATCCGTGGGCTGGCTCGTACTACGTCGAGTCGCTGACGGCGCAGCTCGTGGAAAAAGCGTGGGCGCACATCGAAGAGATCGAAGCGCTGGGCGGCATGGCCAAGGCGATTGAGACCGGCCTGCCGAAAATGAAGATCGAGGAAGCGGCCGCAAGACGCCAGGCGCACATCGACTCGGCGAAAGAAGCGATCATCGGCGTAAACAAATACCGGCTGGACAAGGAAGACCCGCTGGAAATTCTCGAAGTCGACAATACGGCGGTGCGCGAGGCGCAAATCCGGCGGTTGCAGGAGCTGCGACAAAACCGCGACGAGGCGAGAGTGCAGGCGGCTCTGTCGGCGATTACGGAGTGCGCGCGCACAGGCGAAGGCAACCTGCTTGCGCTGGCGATTGAAGCGGCGCGGGCACGGGCTTCGCTCGGGGAAATTTCGGACGCCTACGAAAAAGTGGTCGGCCGCCACAAAGCGGTCATTCGCTCGATCAGCGGCGTCTACAGCTCGGAATACGCGGATGCGGAAGAAGTGGCAGCCGTGCGCAAGATGGCGGACGAGTTCGAGCAGTGGGAAGGCAGACGCCCGCGCATCATGATCGCCAAAATGGGCCAGGACGGGCACGACCGAGGCGCCAAAGTGATCGCGACTGCTTTTGCCGACCTCGGCTTTGACGTCGACATCGGGCCGCTGTTCCAGACACCGGAGGAAACAGCCAAGCAAGCGGTGGAAAACGACGTGCACGTCATCGGCTTCAGCTCGCTGGCCGCAGGGCACAAGACGCTGCTGCCGCAACTCGTCGAGGAGCTGAAAAAGCTCGGGCGCGAGGACATCGTCGTCGTCATCGGCGGGGTCATTCCGCCGCAAGATTACGCGTTTTTGCGCGAGCACGGCGCTGCTGCCATCTTCGGTCCGGGTACGGTGATTCCGGTAGCGGCCCAGCACGTTTTGCAGGAGATTGTGCATCGGCTGGAGGCTGCTGGCCTATGA
- a CDS encoding Lsa family ABC-F type ribosomal protection protein, with the protein MSTIKVTNLTFAYDGSFDNIFENVSFQIDTDWKLGFTGRNGRGKTTFLNLLLGRYEYSGTISAQVQFEYFPYPIENKERITAEIIQEMIPDYMHWELLREFSFLQMDEEVLERPFATLSNGEQTKVLLAALFLKENSFLLIDEPTNHLDMGARKLVSDYLQTKSGFILVSHDRAFLDNCVDHILSINKTNIEIQKGNFSTWWENKERQDNYELAENERLKKDIRRLSESAKRTSNWSHEVEKTKNGTRNSGSKVDKGYVGHKAAKMMKRAKSLEQRQHAAIEEKSKLLKNVEQGDTLKIAPLAYHKDRLVELVDVAIFYGDKQVTSGIRFSVSQGERIALSGKNGSGKSSILKLICGEDVRYTGTFRKGSQLKISYVSQDTSHLQGNLTDYARSNGLDESLFKAILRKLDFSRVQFEKDMAAFSGGQKKKVLIAKSLCERAHLYVWDEPLNFIDVISRMQIEELLLEHAPTILFVEHDSEFCKNIATKVIEL; encoded by the coding sequence ATGTCGACCATCAAAGTGACGAATCTGACTTTTGCCTATGACGGCAGTTTCGATAACATTTTTGAAAACGTGAGCTTCCAGATTGATACCGATTGGAAGCTCGGCTTTACCGGAAGGAACGGCAGAGGGAAGACGACATTTCTGAACCTGCTGCTCGGCCGCTATGAATACAGCGGCACGATCTCGGCGCAGGTGCAGTTCGAATATTTTCCGTATCCAATCGAAAACAAGGAGCGAATCACCGCAGAGATCATCCAGGAGATGATTCCCGATTACATGCACTGGGAGCTTCTGCGCGAGTTTTCCTTTTTGCAGATGGACGAGGAAGTGTTGGAGCGGCCGTTTGCGACGTTGTCCAACGGCGAGCAGACGAAGGTGCTTCTTGCGGCCTTGTTTTTGAAAGAAAACAGCTTTTTGCTGATTGATGAGCCGACGAACCATCTGGACATGGGCGCCAGAAAGCTCGTCAGCGACTACCTCCAGACGAAAAGCGGCTTTATTCTCGTCTCTCACGACAGAGCTTTTCTCGACAACTGCGTCGACCACATCCTGTCTATCAACAAGACGAACATTGAGATTCAAAAAGGCAATTTTTCGACGTGGTGGGAGAACAAAGAGCGGCAGGACAACTATGAGCTGGCCGAAAACGAGCGGCTGAAAAAGGACATCAGACGGCTGTCCGAGTCCGCGAAGCGCACCAGCAACTGGTCGCACGAAGTGGAAAAAACGAAAAACGGCACGAGAAATTCCGGCTCCAAGGTAGACAAAGGGTACGTCGGCCACAAGGCAGCGAAAATGATGAAGCGCGCAAAATCGCTGGAGCAGCGCCAGCATGCGGCCATCGAAGAAAAGTCCAAGCTGCTGAAAAACGTGGAGCAAGGCGACACGTTAAAAATCGCTCCGCTTGCTTACCATAAAGATCGCCTGGTCGAGCTTGTGGACGTTGCGATTTTTTACGGAGACAAACAGGTCACGAGCGGCATCCGTTTTTCGGTTTCGCAAGGGGAGCGAATCGCGCTGTCGGGGAAAAACGGCTCGGGCAAATCGAGCATCCTCAAGCTGATTTGCGGCGAGGACGTGCGCTACACGGGAACATTCCGCAAAGGAAGCCAACTGAAAATTTCCTACGTCTCCCAGGATACATCGCATTTACAGGGCAATTTGACGGATTACGCCAGAAGCAACGGGCTGGACGAAAGCTTGTTCAAAGCGATCCTTCGCAAGCTCGATTTTTCCCGCGTGCAATTTGAAAAGGATATGGCCGCTTTCAGCGGGGGACAGAAGAAAAAGGTGCTGATCGCGAAAAGCTTGTGCGAGCGGGCGCATCTGTACGTATGGGATGAGCCGCTGAACTTTATCGACGTCATTTCGCGCATGCAGATCGAGGAGCTGCTTTTGGAGCACGCGCCGACGATTTTGTTTGTGGAGCATGACAGCGAGTTTTGCAAAAATATCGCGACAAAGGTTATCGAGTTGTAG
- the meaB gene encoding methylmalonyl Co-A mutase-associated GTPase MeaB: protein MSAGGDGKASLNFSSKVRLPRLSVEQYVKGVRENNRTVLAQAITLVESNSAAHMEMAQEVIRQLLPHTGNSIRIGVSGVPGAGKSTFIEAFGTMLCEKGHRVAVLAVDPSSTVTRGSILGDKTRMELLSRNPQAFIRPSATGGTLGGVNRKTRETMLICEAAGYDVILVETVGVGQSETTVRSMVDFFLLLMLTGAGDELQGIKKGIMEIADALLIHKADGENRTRALIAKGEYNRVLHYLQPATTGWETKAYMCSSVTGEGIPEIWDVIGQFRETTVKSGGFEARRKAQLLDWMHSMAQDYLRATFFGNPQVAQLLPAIEQAVASGELSPTSAVQQLVAVYEKAIMK, encoded by the coding sequence ATGAGCGCAGGTGGAGACGGCAAGGCTTCGCTGAACTTTTCCTCCAAAGTCCGCCTCCCGCGCCTCTCCGTCGAGCAGTACGTAAAGGGCGTGCGCGAAAACAACCGGACCGTGCTCGCGCAGGCGATTACGCTTGTCGAGAGCAACTCCGCCGCCCATATGGAGATGGCTCAGGAGGTGATCCGCCAGCTTTTGCCGCACACGGGAAATTCGATTCGCATCGGCGTGTCCGGCGTGCCGGGAGCGGGCAAGAGTACGTTTATCGAAGCATTTGGCACGATGCTGTGCGAAAAAGGCCACCGGGTCGCCGTGCTCGCGGTCGATCCGAGCAGCACGGTGACGCGCGGCAGCATTCTCGGGGACAAGACGCGGATGGAGCTGTTGTCGCGCAATCCGCAGGCGTTCATCCGGCCGTCCGCGACGGGCGGGACGCTTGGCGGCGTCAACCGCAAGACGCGGGAGACGATGCTGATTTGCGAAGCGGCAGGTTACGACGTGATTCTGGTCGAGACGGTCGGTGTCGGGCAAAGCGAGACGACGGTCAGGTCGATGGTCGATTTCTTTTTGCTGCTGATGCTGACGGGAGCGGGCGACGAGCTGCAAGGCATCAAAAAAGGCATCATGGAAATTGCCGATGCGCTGTTGATTCACAAGGCAGACGGGGAAAACCGCACCCGCGCGCTGATCGCCAAGGGCGAATACAACCGGGTGCTGCACTACTTGCAGCCTGCGACAACCGGCTGGGAGACGAAGGCGTACATGTGTTCGTCCGTGACTGGCGAAGGGATTCCCGAGATATGGGACGTCATCGGACAGTTCCGCGAGACGACCGTGAAGTCAGGCGGCTTCGAGGCCCGGCGCAAGGCGCAACTGCTCGACTGGATGCACAGCATGGCGCAGGACTATTTGCGCGCGACGTTTTTCGGCAATCCGCAGGTCGCGCAACTGCTGCCGGCGATTGAACAGGCTGTAGCCAGCGGAGAGCTGTCGCCGACGAGCGCAGTCCAGCAACTGGTGGCAGTCTACGAAAAAGCGATCATGAAATAG
- the accB gene encoding acetyl-CoA carboxylase biotin carboxyl carrier protein — protein MLTIYELRELVKLLEQTDIESLEVKDEESRLRIKRRTNETATADKAAYVQKTEPGKKAAAVVALPQPEKAPVQQPKPQPVAVAVAEKVAPAAVAEQTESLHKITSPMVGTFYAAPAEDAPPYVSAGDRVEPSSIVCIVEAMKLFNEIEAEVKGEIVQVLVENGQLVEHGQPLFLVKLA, from the coding sequence GTGCTGACGATCTATGAATTGAGAGAACTTGTAAAGCTGTTGGAGCAGACGGACATAGAATCGCTCGAAGTAAAAGACGAGGAATCCCGCCTGCGCATCAAACGACGCACGAATGAGACTGCGACAGCCGACAAAGCGGCCTACGTGCAAAAGACGGAGCCTGGCAAAAAAGCGGCTGCGGTCGTTGCCTTGCCACAACCTGAAAAAGCGCCTGTCCAGCAACCGAAGCCGCAACCTGTGGCTGTAGCTGTAGCAGAAAAAGTCGCTCCGGCCGCAGTCGCTGAACAGACGGAAAGTTTGCACAAAATTACCTCCCCGATGGTCGGGACCTTCTATGCCGCTCCGGCCGAGGATGCTCCGCCGTACGTTTCCGCGGGCGACCGCGTAGAGCCGTCAAGCATCGTTTGTATTGTCGAGGCCATGAAGCTGTTTAACGAGATTGAGGCAGAGGTAAAAGGGGAAATCGTTCAAGTACTGGTGGAAAATGGTCAGTTGGTTGAGCATGGTCAGCCGCTGTTTCTCGTAAAGCTTGCCTAG